A window of Onychostoma macrolepis isolate SWU-2019 chromosome 01, ASM1243209v1, whole genome shotgun sequence contains these coding sequences:
- the fgfbp2b gene encoding fibroblast growth factor-binding protein 2b, producing MEAKMATNAQAQNSSNQGNSINHIESTQNSRQQQPQKGSIWDEPIRFNTKAKDSCSMVISGQTNFTKLRVSCKSKGKSYWCDFLGKPNLCRAYSNNPRHYFTQIMWDMRKLHNACQGPRVYKPQMCRSASDEVQMVFHASWPKISIPKPTQASPNQQKQQQQVKSSITPTKPPSSKQQPKPQQPAKPASKPVKPAITKTVPPRKPVKTITARPTVADESQANKTAEEYCWKSLQGICAYFISWFQN from the exons ATGGAGGCGAAAATG GCCACTAACGCTCAGGCACAGAACAGCAGTAACCAGGGGAACAGCATTAACCACATCGAAAGCACCCAAAACAGTCGACAGCAGCAGCCGCAGAAAGGAAGCATCTGGGATGAGCCCATTCGTTTCAACACCAAAGCAAAAGATAGCTGCTCCATGGTGATCTCTGGCCAGACCAACTTCACCAAGCTGCGTGTCTCCTGCAAGAGCAAGGGCAAGTCATACTGGTGCGATTTCCTGGGCAAACCTAACCTATGCAGAGCATATAGCAACAACCCTCGGCACTACTTTACTCAGATCATGTGGGACATGAGGAAGCTTCACAACGCCTGCCAGGGACCACGGGTATACAAGCCGCAGATGTGCCGCTCTGCTTCAGATGAGGTCCAGATGGTGTTCCATGCCTCTTGGCCCAAAATTTCCATCCCAAAACCTACCCAGGCTTCCCCGAACCAGCAAAAGCAACAGCAGCAGGTCAAGTCCAGCATCACCCCTACCAAACCTCCAAGCTCAAAGCAGCAGCCTAAACCCCAGCAACCAGCCAAACCAGCCTCCAAACCAGTCAAGCCTGCCATTACCAAGACTGTGCCACCACGTAAACCTGTAAAGACCATCACAGCGAGACCCACTGTGGCAGACGAGAGTCAAGCAAACAAAACGGCAGAGGAATACTGCTGGAAGAGTCTCCAGGGCATCTGCGCATACTTCATTAGCTGGTTCCAGAATTAA
- the fgfbp1b gene encoding fibroblast growth factor-binding protein 1: protein MSFRGTLALLLFLACLSQLIFTADSFRRRKGRRQESRGDNNISVQKGKFKTKGNAQCSWVARGEDEYTMTVTCKPKSGDGFTCKYTAKPATCTEYGSNPEGYWKQIARSVKKQKKLCADPRAMIRAGMCKRAPLDSHFKLTETPQAKPPKTEKTPIATNTTPPDTKRQCTERVDHSEVAKEKCGDSWASLCTFLFTIIQSDDC from the coding sequence ATGTCTTTCCGTGGGACTCTCGCGCTCCTGCTGTTCCTCGCGTGTCTTTCACAGCTCATCTTCACTGCTGACAGCTTTAGGAGGAGGAAAGGAAGGAGGCAGGAGAGCCGAGGTGATAATAACATTTCCGTACAAAAAGGAAAGTTCAAAACCAAGGGCAATGCGCAGTGCTCGTGGGTGGCACGCGGAGAGGACGAGTACACCATGACTGTTACATGTAAGCCTAAAAGCGGGGATGGATTCACCTGTAAATATACTGCAAAGCCAGCGACGTGCACCGAATATGGGTCTAATCCCGAGGGCTATTGGAAACAGATCGCCAGATCAGTTAAAAAGCAGAAGAAACTTTGCGCGGATCCGCGCGCAATGATCCGCGCGGGCATGTGTAAGCGCGCGCCGCTGGATTCGCACTTCAAACTCACCGAAACGCCTCAAGCGAAACCCCCCAAGACAGAAAAGACGCCGATAGCCACGAACACAACGCCTCCGGACACCAAGCGTCAGTGCACGGAGCGCGTTGACCACAGCGAGGTAGCTAAAGAGAAGTGCGGAGATTCCTGGGCGAGTCTCTGCACGTTTCTCTTCACTATAATCCAGAGCGATGACTGCTGA
- the anxa5b gene encoding annexin A5b: MAGKGTVKPHSGFNANSDAEVLYKAMKGLGTDEDAIIQLLTARSNAQRQEIKAAYKTLHGKDLVDNLKSELGGKFESLIVALMTPPIMYAVMCLRDAIKGAGTDEKVLVEILASRSPNEVNQIKSLYKQENNDDLEEDVTGDTGGHFERMLVVLLQASRQQGIQEDLIQSDAQALFAAGEKKYGTDEGQFITILGNRSNAHLRRVFEEYRKLSGYEIEESIQRETSGTLQEVLLAVVKCARSVPGYFADSLYGAMKGAGTDDQTLIRIMVSRSEVDMLDIRAEFRKRFATSLHKMIQGDTAGDYRKALLLLCGGDDA, from the exons ATG GCTGGCAAAGGTACAGTGAAGCCCCACAGTGGATTCAATGCTAATAGTGATGCTGAAGTTCTCTACAAGGCAATGAAAGGACTCG gcACTGATGAGGATGCCATTATCCAGCTGTTGACAGCACGCAGTAATGCACAGCGCCAAGAAATCAAAGCTGCATACAAAACCCTGCATGGAAAG GATTTGGTGGATAATTTGAAGTCAGAGCTGGGTGGGAAGTTTGAGAGTCTGATAGTGGCTCTGATGACTCCTCCCATCATGTATGCGGTCATGTGTCTGCGGGATGCTATTAAG GGTGCAGGCACAGATGAGAAGGTGTTGGTTGAGATCTTGGCATCTAGGTCACCTAATGAAGTCAACCAGATCAAAAGTTTATACAAGCAAG AGAATAATGATGACCTGGAGGAAGATGTGACTGGTGACACTGGAGGTCATTTCGAGAGGATGCTGGTTGTTTTGCTACAA GCCAGCAGACAGCAGGGTATACAAGAAGACCTCATCCAAAGCGATGCCCAG GCTCTGTTTGCCGCAGGAGAAAAGAAGTATGGAACTGATGAAGGCCAGTTCATCACTATACTGGGAAACCGTAGTAATGCTCACCTTAGGAGAG TGTTTGAGGAGTATAGGAAGCTCTCAGGGTATGAAATAGAGGAGAGCATCCAGAGAGAGACATCAGGAACTCTCCAAGAAGTACTGCTGGCTGTGg TGAAGTGTGCCCGCAGTGTGCCAGGTTATTTTGCCGATAGCCTTTACGGTGCCATGAAG GGGGCAGGCACCGATGACCAGACCTTGATCAGGATCATGGTTTCCCGCAGTGAGGTGGATATGTTGGATATACGTGCTGAATTCCGCAAGAGGTTTGCTACCTCTCTGCACAAAATGATTCAG GGTGATACCGCAGGTGACTACCGTAAAGccctgctgctgctgtgtgGCGGTGATGATGCATAA
- the uchl1 gene encoding ubiquitin carboxyl-terminal hydrolase isozyme L1 has product MEWKPMEINPEMLNKVLSKLGVGSSWRFVDVLGLEDESLSGVPSPCCAMMLLFPLTQQHEDFRSKQSVDDSKSVYFLKQTVVNSCGTVGLVHAVANNQDSIDFDSDSALKKFLEATSGMSATERAKELEQNKAIQETHDAVADEGQCRPEADEVNFHFITFANVNGQLYELDGRIDGPVNHGPTKPESFVMDAARVCREFMEREKGEVRFSAVALSKA; this is encoded by the exons ATGGAGTGGAAACCTATGGAAATAAACCCCGAG ATGCTGAATAAG GTGTTAAGTAAGTTGGGTGTGGGCTCGAGTTGGCGTTTTGTGGATGTTTTGGGTCTGGAAGATGAGTCTTTGTCAGGGGTGCCCTCACCCTGCTGTGCCATGATGCTGCTCTTCCCTTTAACGCAACAG CATGAGGATTTTCGTTCCAAACAGTCTGTTGATGACTctaaaagtgtatattttctGAAACAAACTGTGGTCAACTCTTGTGGAACTGTGGGTTTGGTACATGCTGTGGCCAACAACCAGGACAGTATTGATTTTG ACAGTGACTCTGCACTGAAGAAGTTTCTGGAAGCCACCTCAGGGATGTCTGCCACAGAAAGAGCCAAAGAACTTGAACAAAATAAG GCCATCCAGGAAACTCATGATGCAGTTGCTGATGAAGGACAGTGTCGG CCAGAGGCAGACGAAGTCAACTTCCATTTCATTACATTTGCCAATGTAAATGGTCAGCTTTATGAGCTGG ATGGAAGAATTGATGGACCTGTGAATCATGGACCTACAAAACCAGAAAGCTTTGTCATG GATGCGGCAAGGGTGTGCCGTGAGTTTATGGAGCGAGAGAAAGGGGAGGTGCGTTTCTCTGCTGTAGCTCTCTCCAAAGCCTGA